From one Babesia bovis T2Bo chromosome 3, whole genome shotgun sequence genomic stretch:
- a CDS encoding SET domain family protein — translation MQQSGLCIKYPFEEATNITRYSWYERSNLVAYEPGMRRRVVPKSGSGTQSSDIYGQKLYSISPNNGTPRQNAYNIIYASGDTGQHPVDMLNSEEEDAAAKEAKRKAMVANQPKVLVEHRWSFLFPHSDQRRQSSSDETPSDDATLLQTPKHEEQKEPDDAKDACSSPPMLNVQDAWTSPEFGARSSLLRCLMVDMDVRLISRTQMNCAFHLAAIAKRLVHQGVYYMYSMGKSWKPIVSNEPVDILAAQKLTSLLETPVIETMKSQYYKQEKDAISKQIENEQNVPKKQVDGNDYEPDERSLKFQKLNESHAIRGTNRVNAIKDKLTEMLDDPASSTKIPTPKDVYLPEQMIHFILRAIYYQLAKEELRIPKEETDNFASELEAIMELVFTLIKRITDVDCSDELILGVIASIMYKHDKGNAPEPIPPFAKQEQWTLAKSGVEQPNQYSSTNTQEDYIVTYAEQNHKESHQAKYNEYNDMGAYSNEQNVTADNHIDLPFEDDIPIPQLNLVCEVRVAPFDPVGKDIPCYFKETKQQRCGESGDSSDKYSICRSKYVLCPNVYNEYTIFGGTPAIPPDMEFGTWIFDTPFVRLKVRDIPVLFHQQVQYSTKKYLTLADINETTMNARTLNLKLEFCGRGDWVFDDGSLPTDDADKEKVVHIKSVTADELLRLEFNGSPNQVAKKFFTLQKSFLSTAKEGTSRYIFMDPYANIDASICDDKDYSVLISELVSMLYKHNPDYYLASCNGYYYHEDGFLPETPEVQRIRNTLFAVEMAHYRQTMLADIIAEQRQLLGLTNKKPFMAKCKRVIIGKSRVHGYGLFAVDTINKGDLIMEYAGVVISDYMADMREVMYQRLVCGSIYMFRLDLNRIIDSTFYGNCARFINHSCDPNTATSNFSDIDEDVFGTHVGVYASKVILAGEEIYYNYRLSLGSENPQICRCGSYQCTGYMTLIKSPQ, via the exons ATGCAACAATCAGGGCTGTGTATAAAATACCCCTTCGAGGAAGCCACAAATATCACGAGGTACTCGTGGTATGAACGTAGCAACCTGGTGGCATACGAACCAGGAATGAGACGTAGAGTGGTACCAAAAAGTGGAAGTGGAACCCAGTCATCAGATATATACGGACAAAAGTTGTATAGCATCAGCCCAAACAACGGAACACCAAGGCAGAACGCgtacaatataatatacgCGTCGGGAGATACTGGGCAGCATCCCGTAGATATGCTTAACTCAGAAGAAGAGGATGCTGCTGCTAAAGAAGCTAAGCGGAAAGCGATGGTAGCAAATCAACCCAAAGTACTAGTGGAACATAGATGGTCATTCCTCTTCCCACATAGTGACCAGCGAAGACAAAGTAGCAGCGACGAAACACCAAGTGATGACGCTACCTTGCTACAGACACCAAAACATGAGGAACAAAAAGAACCAGATGATGCTAAGGATGCGTGTTCATCCCCGCCAATGCTTAATGTACAAGACGCCTGGACGTCTCCAGAGTTTGGAGCTAGGTCGTCACTGCTCAGATGCCTCATGGTGGATATGGATGTTAGATTAATATCAAGAACACAAATGAATTGTGCATTCCACCTGGCAGCAATTGCAAAACGCCTAGTACACCAAGGGGTGTACTACATGTACAGTATGGGCAAGAGCTGGAAACCAATAGTCAGCAATGAGCCTGTTGATATCCTCGCTGCTCAGAAGCTAACCAGTCTCCTGGAAACTCCAGTCATCGAGACCATGAAATCGCAATATTACAAACAAGAGAAGGATGCTATCAGTAAACAAATTGAAAACGAACAAAATGTACCCAAGAAACAAGTTGATGGGAATGATTATGAACCAGATGAAAGATCATTAAAGTTCCAAAAGTTAAATGAAAGTCATGCTATACGTGGTACTAATCGTGTCAATGCTATAAAAGACAAATTAACCGAGATGTTGGATGACCCAGCTAGTAGCACTAAGATTCCCACGCCAAAGGATGTGTACTTGCCGGAACAAATGATCCACTTCATTCTAAGGGCAATATATTACCAATTAGCAAAAGAGGAGTTGCGTATACCCAAGGAAGAAACAGATAATTTTGCATCTGAGTTAGAAGCCATTATGGAGTTGGTATTCACGTTGATCAAAAGAATAACTGATGTGGACTGCTCTGACGAGCTGATATTGGGAGTAATTGCCTCCATCATGTACAAGCATGATAAGGGCAATGCGCCAGAGCCCATACCGCCATTTGCCAAACAAGAACAATGGACGCTTGCTAAGTCCGGTGTTGAACAGCCTAATCAATACAGCAGTACTAATACACAGGAGGACTACATAGTAACTTATGCCGAGCAGAATCACAAGGAAAGTCATCAGGCAAAATACAATGAATACAACGATATGGGAGCATATAGCAATGAACAGAACGTAACAGCTGATAACCATATTGATTTGCCATTTGAAGATGATATACCAATACCACAACTCAATCTAGTTTGCGAAGTAAGAGTAGCACCTTTCGACCCGGTAGGCAAAGATATACCGTGCTACTTCAAAGAAACCAAACAGCAAAGATGTGGAGAGAGTGGTGACAGTTCCGATAAATACTCGATATGCAGATCCAAGTACGTTTTGTGCCCCAATGTTTACAACGAATATACCATATTCGGAGGTACGCCAGCAATACCGCCGGACATGGAATTTG GGACGTGGATTTTCGATACACCCTTCGTTAGACTCAAGGTCAGAGATATACCTGTGCTGTTCCACCAACAGGTCCAGTATTCCACTAAGAAGTACTTGACACTCGCGGATATAAATGAGACTACAATGAACGCACGAACCCTCAATCTCAAACTCGAATTCTGTGGAAGAGGTGATTGGGTTTTCGATGACGGGTCGCTGCCAACGGATGATGCTGATAAGGAAAAGGTCGTTCATATCAAGTCAGTGACTGCAGACGAATTGCTACGCCTTGAGTTCAATGGGAGCCCAAACCAAGTAGCGAAAAAGTTCTTCACGCTACAAAAATCATTCCTGTCAACAGCCAAAGAAGGAACCTCCaggtatatattcatggaCCCCTACGCCAACATAGACGCTAGCATATGCGATGATAAAGACTACTCAGTACTGATATCGGAACTGGTATCCATGCTTTACAAACATAACCCAGACTACTACCTGGCGTCATGTAACGGGTACTACTACCATGAAGACGGTTTCCTCCCGGAGACACCTGAAGTACAGCGAATCAGGAACACTCTATTTGCAGTGGAAATGGCCCACTACAGACAAACGATGCTAGCGGATATAATAGCTGAGCAGCGACAATTACTAGGATTGACTAATAAAAAACCCTTCATGGCCAAATGTAAAAGAGTCATTATCGGAAAGTCACGAGTACACGGATATGGACTATTCGCAGTGGACACCATCAATAAGGGTGACCTAATCATGGAATATGCAGGCGTGGTCATATCTGACTATATGGCAGATATGCGTGAAGTTATGTATCAACGACTAGTATGCGGAAGCATATACATGTTTAGGCTCGACCTTAACCGCATTATAGACTCTACATTCTATGGAAACTGTGCAAGGTTCATTAATCACTCGTGCGACCCAAATACAGCCACCTCAAACTTCAGCGATATAGATGAAGATGTTTTCGGAACACATGTAGGAGTTTACGCGTCCAAAGTTATACTCGCGGGTGAAGAAATATACTACAACTATCGACTGTCACTGGGTTCAGAGAATCCACAAATATGTAGATGCGGATCGTACCAATGTACAGGTTACATGACACTCATTAAGTCGCCGCAGTAA
- a CDS encoding LSM (small nuclear ribonucleoprotein) domain family protein, with translation MAGKNTRMQQWLQYRVRVAIKDGRKFVGTFIAFDKHMNLVLADCEEFRITKGKGPDKQKVELKRTLGFIMLRGENIVSFTAEAPPAAPMVPYSMGGPGKATPAGRGIPIGMARPAQPGMPHLPQGAMPLQAPMRGLVGAAPMNMAPQQTPVGTMPPRPM, from the exons ATGGCTGGGAAAAATACACGGATGCAGCAATGGCTGCAGTATAGAGTCAGAGTAGCCATCAAAGATGGACGTAAATTCGTTGGCACATTTATCGCTTTTGACAAACACATGAACCTCGTGCTGGCAGATTGCGAAGAGTTCCGCATTACCAAGGGCAAGGGACCTGATAAACAAAAAGTG GAACTTAAAAGAACATTAGGTTTCATCATGCTGAGAGGTGAAAATATTGTATCATTCACAGCAGAGGCGCCGCCAGCAGCACCCATGGTACCGTACTCAATGGGTGGACCTGGTAAAGCCACGCCAGCAGGTCGTGGAATACCCATCGGAATGGCAAGACCGGCACAACCAGGAATGCCACACCTACCACAAGGAGCAATGCCATTACAGGCACCCATGCGCGGATTGGTTGGAGCTGCACCCATGAACATGGCACCGCAACAAACACCAGTTGGTACCATGCCACCAAGACCAATGTAG
- a CDS encoding ATP-dependent protease La family protein, with the protein MWLLQRCNGSVHCERALSLLVRRYFNAGVTRLPDYSYPNHRLDKVCITGISQCSGILSSSLCSRHFSSGKRDDGNSDEDVEAQSDTNDTTEPVQSFESMLQGHPSIVVEFITGKKFGKNRMGRNAGGTKIRRLPIPIKEDFVGTLSSDSSFGMNTLNTFSKGDSDNSSVEPKGSSEPEGTGNGNNDGTADAVVSEEDTLKDISEDPVSDGDKDLESGSTSIQSGEDHSDGKPADGSSDEIIAPAHIKLPILHFHTTTRLHALPALAMFQKPAFPGFYQVLHIQNPAVLQCLSSIKQSSGNEYVGGFLTKTVHSRDLHNPGLPVLRDDAGAVHSYEEMHRHGTLLQIITITPHVSHQGGQVILMPYRRIKMTGIHAEPNDSYPLFRVSIDYVEDDPKSFEDSRVTKALHLEIIATVKELIKTSNFYKEHFDHIIRIYNLDNPSRIADLIAGISMAKRDQLQAILAEVNLDKRLAMVLEVARTDLEFAKVQAEVKTQIEEKMSREQRKYILTEQMKMIRKELGLDHDDKGGLIEQFESEFSGVESHMSKEAKDSFKSSLSRLRQLEASSAEFGVCRSHLEWLLGLPWGTYTKDSSDILNAQKVLDKHHFGLKDVKTRLMEYMATSILKGNASGKIICLCGPPGVGKTSIATAVAELLNRKLYRFSLGGLFDVAELRGHRRTYVGALPGKFVQALKYTGSMNPLIVLDEIDKLGRDARGDPASALLEVLDPSQNEYFRDYYLDIPVDLSRVLFICTANAVDTIPGPLIDRMEIINIPGYLPEEKLEIAKNYLVPQTLKSTGLTSDVISLPDETIRAIVEHYSREAGVRTLLRCIEKIYRKVALSIVMDNAGKVSDAGSTLTVAVSSETSSDNCGLLTGVDPVVISSDKLQGYLGVPTYTKDSLHPYPLPYGVVMGLAWTNAGGATMYVEARGQMVDKRGNLVEPDRDTIPLSPDTQVDEVQSSDVENRFGTFHGTLKVTGHLGNVMTESSQIALTFCKTFIRKHQPRNLFLDEAHIHIHVPEGATPKDGPSGGITMASALVSLAARKRLKPQLAMTGELTLSGKVLRVGGIKEKLIAAIREGVTTVVLPKSNEPDVCELEESIVSRLSIIYVDNYDDVYDAVFEH; encoded by the coding sequence ATGTGGCTTCTTCAACGATGCAATGGCTCCGTTCATTGCGAACGTGCGTTGTCTTTATTGGTTCGGCGTTATTTTAACGCTGGCGTTACAAGACTTCCGGATTATAGCTACCCGAATCACCGCCTAGATAAAGTATGTATTACtggaatatcgcaatgttCTGGTATTTTAAGTAGTTCCCTATGTTCTAGGCACTTCTCATCCGGAAAGCGGGATGATGGTAACTCTGATGAGGATGTAGAAGCTCAGAGTGATACGAATGACACTACAGAGCCTGTGCAATCATTTGAATCAATGCTGCAGGGCCATCCCAGTATAGTGGTTGAGTTCATAACAGGTAAGAAGTTTGGCAAGAATCGTATGGGACGCAATGCTGGTGGTACTAAAATCCGTCGTTTACCTATACCTATAAAAGAAGACTTTGTGGGCACATTGTCTAGTGACTCTTCATTTGGGATGAACACTCTTAATACATTTTCCAAGGGTGACAGTGACAATTCTTCTGTTGAACCCAAGGGAAGCTCTGAGCCAGAAGGTACGGGAAATGGCAACAATGATGGGACCGCTGACGCTGTGGTGTCAGAGGAAGATACTCTGAAAGACATTTCTGAAGATCCCGTGTCTGATGGAGACAAGGATCTAGAGAGCGGCTCTACGTCAATACAAAGTGGCGAAGACCATTCTGATGGCAAGCCTGCAGACGGCTCTAGTGATGAAATCATTGCTCCCGCTCATATAAAGTTACCCATACTTCATTTCCATACTACCACTCGTTTACATGCTTTACCTGCTTTGGCTATGTTTCAGAAACCTGCATTTCCTGGTTTCTATCAGGTCCTACATATTCAGAACCCAGCAGTTCTTCAGTGTTTATCAAGTATTAAGCAAAGTTCTGGCAATGAATACGTTGGTGGTTTTTTGACGAAGACTGTCCACTCTCGTGATTTGCACAATCCTGGGTTACCTGTCTTACGTGACGATGCTGGTGCTGTCCACTCATATGAGGAGATGCACCGCCATGGTACTTTGCTACAGATTATTACAATCACACCTCACGTATCACATCAGGGTGGCCAGGTTATTCTTATGCCGTATCGTCGTATTAAGATGACAGGAATCCATGCTGAGCCTAATGATTCGTATCCTCTATTCCGGGTATCTATTGATTACGTTGAGGATGACCCTAAGAGCTTTGAGGACTCTCGTGTTACTAAGGCGCTTCACCTAGAGATCATCGCTACAGTGAAAGAGTTGATAAAAACGTCTAACTTTTACAAGGAGCATTTTGACCACATAATTCGTATATACAACCTTGACAATCCATCACGCATTGCTGATTTGATTGCTGGTATTTCAATGGCCAAGCGTGACCAGTTGCAAGCTATACTTGCTGAGGTTAACCTAGACAAGCGTCTTGCAATGGTCCTTGAGGTTGCCAGGACTGACCTTGAGTTTGCTAAGGTACAGGCTGAGGTGAAAACTCAGATAGAGGAGAAGATGTCTCGTGAGCAGCGGAAGTACATATTAACAGAGcagatgaagatgataCGTAAGGAACTTGGTCTTGACCATGATGACAAGGGTGGTTTGATTGAGCAGTTTGAATCCGAATTCAGTGGTGTGGAGTCTCACATGTCTAAAGAGGCTAAGGATAGTTTCAAATCCAGTTTATCTCGTTTACGTCAACTTGAGGCTTCTAGTGCTGAGTTTGGTGTATGTCGATCACATTTAGAGTGGCTTTTGGGTTTACCTTGGGGCACGTACACTAAGGACTCTAGCGACATTCTAAACGCCCAGAAGGTTCTGGATAAACACCATTTTGGTCTTAAAGATGTAAAGACTAGGTTGATGGAGTACATGGCTACATCAATACTAAAGGGCAATGCCAGTGGCAAGATAATTTGTTTGTGCGGTCCCCCTGGTGTTGGCAAGACGTCTATAGCAACTGCAGTTGCTGAGTTATTGAATCGAAAATTATATAGATTCTCTTTAGGTGGTTTATTTGATGTTGCTGAATTGCGCGGTCATAGGCGCACTTATGTAGGTGCTCTTCCTGGCAAGTTTGTTCAGGCTCTTAAGTACACCGGGTCTATGAACCCTTTAATAGTTCTAGACGAGATTGACAAGCTGGGTCGTGATGCCCGTGGTGATCCTGCATCAGCTCTTTTGGAGGTTTTGGATCCATCCCAGAACGAGTATTTCCGTGACTATTATTTGGACATTCCTGTTGACTTATCACGTGTGCTATTTATTTGTACTGCTAATGCCGTTGACACTATTCCCGGTCCTTTGATCGACCGCATGGAGATTATAAACATTCCTGGTTACTTACCTGAGGAGAAGCTGGAGATTGCAAAGAACTACTTGGTGCCTCAGACTTTGAAGTCAACTGGCTTGACTAGCGATGTTATATCGTTACCTGATGAGACTATCCGTGCTATTGTGGAGCACTACTCCCGTGAAGCTGGTGTGCGCACATTACTGCGATGCATCGAAAAGATATACCGCAAGGTTGCGTTATCTATTGTGATGGACAATGCTGGGAAGGTGAGCGACGCTGGTAGCACATTGACTGTCGCTGTATCTAGTGAGACATCGTCTGATAACTGTGGACTTTTAACTGGTGTTGACCCGGTGGTTATCTCCAGTGACAAGTTGCAGGGTTATTTAGGTGTTCCTACTTATACCAAGGACAGTCTACATCCATATCCGTTACCTTACGGTGTAGTCATGGGCCTTGCGTGGACCAATGCTGGTGGCGCTACAATGTACGTTGAGGCTCGGGGCCAGATGGTTGACAAACGCGGAAACTTGGTAGAGCCTGATCGTGATACCATCCCGTTATCACCAGACACCCAAGTAGACGAGGTACAGTCATCTGATGTTGAGAATCGTTTTGGAACATTCCACGGGACTCTTAAGGTTACTGGCCACCTGGGTAACGTCATGACAGAAAGTTCCCAGATAGCGCTTACATTTTGCAAGACTTTCATTCGTAAACACCAGCCACGGAATTTATTTTTAGACGAGGCTCACATCCACATCCATGTTCCTGAGGGTGCTACGCCTAAGGACGGTCCTAGTGGTGGTATTACAATGGCATCTGCCTTGGTATCATTGGCTGCCAGGAAACGCCTGAAGCCGCAGTTGGCCATGACTGGCGAGTTGACGCTATCAGGCAAGGTATTGCGTGTTGGTGGCATAAAGGAGAAGCTTATCGCTGCTATTCGTGAGGGTGTAACCACTGTGGTTCTTCCTAAGAGCAATGAACCTGACGTCTGCGAGTTGGAAGAAAGTATTGTTTCGAGGTTGTCGATTATTTATGTGGACAATTATGACGACGTTTACGATGCTGTTTTTGAGCATTGA
- a CDS encoding RNA polymerase Rpb4 family protein: MDTWKEYNQVEVDEELKNAKCLNLCELHLILGDQLRLQHKRNENAKQLIKTSHEYASRFAILKFRSAIVDIRTTIEREGSLHEFEMASVVNLLPKSVDEAKSLIPSLWRIPDERIDDILELLEGYRAQS, encoded by the exons ATGGATACGTGGAAGGAATATAATCAGGTTGAGGTGGACGAGGAACTGAAGAATGCCAAATGCCTCAACTTATGTGAGCTACACCTTATTTTGGGTGATCAACTACGCCTGCAACACAAAAGAAATGAAAACGCTAAACA GTTAATCAAGACATCTCACGAATATGCAAGCAGATTTGCCATATTAAAGTTTAGAAGTGCTATTGTAGATATTAGAAC AACCATCGAACGAGAAGGGTCTTTGCACGAATTTGAGATGGCCAGCGTGGTAAATCTGCTGCCCAAATCAGTGGATGAAGCAAAGTCACTCATACCGTCACTCTGGCGCATTCCAGATGAACGTATTGACGACATACTGGAATTGCTAGAGGGATACAGAGCTCAGTCGTGA
- a CDS encoding PCI domain family protein, whose translation MPSSSALINQWTLDFVRAVDNRDGTSLAHLIRHSCDKLRCNDARELDEATIENGCYQIFQRYDRIYGTEMKHFLTHYTKVALFISNNAASWDDILKKSFKLVDMWMDLYLSQTNIDYNWLVPSLHTLCNLASRIGLMADRSSEDSGEDEDKDKYMKQVLSNIRSKMGRVRDDDTRHPAYIILLCHSIKGCIQLGNMQMAAGFLKTIESHTINYSRAFRGPLINYRYYLGKLHMQKGDYQEANEHLSWAFSNTLPNSIKMRKQILECIVVVRIGLGKLPPIQLLQKYDLGAYCDIIRAVRLGDIKLFTETIERYFDTFTSQGTVLCVEQLKYIAYRSLIKNVKQWWNTNVPGSKQNMLSVDLLTHILKWQMPCITDQEMLCICVNLIRRGLIKGYLSWERLMIVFSNIEPFPPISSSVL comes from the exons ATGCCATCTTCCAGTGCACTGATAAATCAGTGGACTTTGGATTTTGTTCGTGCTGTGGACAATCGGGATGGCACCTCGCTAGCACACTTGATACGCCATAGTTGCGATAAGCTGCGGTGTAACGATGCCAGAGAACTGGATGAG GCAACAATCGAAAATGGCTGCTACCAAATATTCCAGCGATACGACAGGATATACGGAACAGAAATGAAACACTTTTTGACCCATTATACCAAAGTGGCGCTGTTTATATCAAATAACGCTGCGTCCTGGGACgatatattgaagaagTCATTTAAGCTGGTTGATATGTGGATGGACCTGTATTTATCCCAAACTAACATCGATTACAATTGGCTAGTTCCGTCTCTTCATACTCTCTGTAACCTGGCTTCCCGAATCGGTTTAATG GCCGATCGTTCATCAGAAGATAGTGGCGAGGACGAAGATAAGGAcaaatatatgaaacaGGTCCTTAGTAATATACGAAGTAAAATGGGTAGAGTCAGAGATGACGACACCAGGCACCCAGCCTATATCATACTGCTTTGCCATTCTATAAAGGGATGCATTCAG CTTGGTAACATGCAAATGGCAGCCGGTTTCTTGAAGACTATTGAATCGCA CACTATCAACTACTCCAGAGCCTTCAGGGGGCCGCTAATCAACTATCGCTACTATCTAGGCAAGTTGCACATGCAAAAGGGGGATTATCAGGAG GCCAATGAACACCTATCCTGGGCATTCTCCAATACACTGCCTAATTCCATCAAGATGAGGAA GCAAATCCTGGAATGCATAGTAGTGGTCCGAATTGGCCTAGGCAAATTGCCGCCAATACAGCTACTACAAAAATATGACCTTGGGGCGTACTGTGATATTATACGTGCAGTGAGACTTGGAGACATCAAGCTGTTTACAGAAACTATCGAGAGGTACTTTGATACATTCACCTCCCAGGGCACTGTGCTCTGTGTGGAGCAGCTTAAATACATCGCCTATCGCAGTCTTATCAAAAACGTCAAACAGTGGTGGAATACCAATGTTCCCGGGTCTAAGCAGAACATGCTATCGGTTGACTTGCTTACTCATATACTCAAATGGCAGATGCCATGCATTACCGACCAAGAGATGCTATGCATATGTGTCAACCTGATTAGACGTGGGCTCATCAAAGGTTACTTATCATGGGAGAGGTTGATGATTGTTTTTAGCAACATCGAACCTTTCCCACCCATAAGCTCATCTGTACTCTAA